One Cryptosporidium parvum Iowa II chromosome 5, whole genome shotgun sequence DNA segment encodes these proteins:
- a CDS encoding hypothetical protein (with N-terminal region ZnF U1 domain, similar to U1 snRNP-specific protein) has protein sequence MPKFYCDYCDIYLTHSSTNGRKQHNLGRKHINNKIDHYKNVIKSPSFSAPLMFDSEYNVIGHLGNVRQFLLNLEKQLSVDKKHTNKHETKDKESAKPTSYKNNKTPIGNNNNHSNNIIKGGSGNANYNTGNPYVNQERFHYKSTNSGGNSAFANYGRPEHSSYSNNYSNYYRGGQIDDGDGGSRSYKKGPVQNYGGRY, from the coding sequence ATGCCAAAGTTTTACTGTGATTATTGCGATATTTACTTAACACATAGTTCTACAAATGGAAGAAAACAACATAATTTGGGTCGAAAAcatattaacaataaaatTGATCATTACAAGAATGTTATAAAAAGTCCAAGTTTCAGCGCACCATTAATGTTTGATTCGGAGTATAATGTTATTGGACATTTAGGAAATGTTAGACAATTTCTACTAAATCTAGAAAAGCAACTTTCTGTTGACAAAAAACACACGAATAAACATGAAACAAAAGATAAAGAATCTGCAAAGCCTACAtcttataaaaataataaaacacCTATAggtaataacaataatcatagtaataatataattaaaggAGGAAGCGGTAATGCTAATTATAATACAGGAAATCCGTATGTAAATCAAGAAAGATTTCATTATAAAAGTACAAATTCCGGAGGAAATTCAGCTTTCGCAAACTATGGAAGACCGGAACATTCaagttattcaaataattatagtAATTATTATAGAGGCGGCCAGATTGACGACGGAGATGGTGGATCTCGAAGTTATAAAAAAGGACCTGTTCAAAACTACGGTGGtagatattaa